The following coding sequences lie in one Sphingobium sp. KCTC 72723 genomic window:
- a CDS encoding methyl-accepting chemotaxis protein, whose amino-acid sequence MLADLGERSGDIALQCSETAGYLSRLNRRIQRDSTRLSDLQANMDMLAASQNESVAAAQELSLTARRAGRIIADGHDVVTLSLGEVAGLVDHVTGLEGHLRQFLTVIGVVGDISDQLGAIARQTRLLGVNAAIEAARGGEATQGFAVVADEIRRLAGQAGESAASVGDKLGQLDRDARALIGGVEANIVRGRDVGGHIDRLRMTMAEIASLVSQFGERSGAIVTCTDAADGDVSALRQGLAAFSQSAGESAVRVDMARGQLEALEGMANDMLNTAAHGPQRTRNSRYIALAEEGAEEVTERIERAIADGALHLSDLFDNDYRMIEGSDPPQYATRLADFADTALRPMLDRQTGEDSAIVGCCLIDMNGWLPTHISARSQPQRPGERAWNMEHARNRQMFMDSQTRRALDGEGDFFLFTYRQDLGEGRYRALRSAFVPLIFAGKRWGLYEVGYLI is encoded by the coding sequence TTGTTGGCCGACCTTGGGGAAAGATCGGGCGACATCGCATTGCAGTGCAGCGAGACGGCCGGGTATCTCAGCCGCCTGAACCGGCGCATCCAGCGCGATTCGACGCGCCTGTCGGATTTGCAGGCGAATATGGACATGCTGGCCGCCAGCCAGAATGAAAGCGTCGCTGCGGCACAGGAATTGAGCCTGACGGCGCGCCGCGCGGGGCGCATCATCGCGGACGGGCATGACGTCGTGACGCTGTCGCTGGGCGAGGTCGCGGGGCTGGTGGATCATGTCACGGGGCTGGAAGGGCATTTGCGCCAGTTTTTGACGGTGATCGGGGTGGTGGGGGATATTTCCGACCAGCTGGGCGCGATTGCGCGGCAGACCCGCCTGTTGGGCGTCAATGCCGCGATCGAGGCGGCACGGGGCGGCGAAGCGACGCAGGGCTTTGCGGTCGTGGCGGACGAGATACGGCGACTGGCCGGGCAAGCGGGCGAATCGGCCGCGTCGGTGGGTGACAAGCTGGGCCAGCTGGACCGGGACGCCCGCGCGTTGATCGGCGGCGTGGAAGCCAATATCGTGCGGGGGCGCGACGTTGGCGGGCATATCGACAGGTTGCGGATGACCATGGCGGAAATCGCATCGCTGGTAAGCCAGTTTGGCGAGCGGTCCGGAGCCATCGTGACCTGCACCGATGCCGCCGATGGCGATGTATCGGCGTTGCGCCAGGGACTGGCCGCGTTCAGCCAGTCGGCTGGCGAAAGCGCGGTGCGAGTCGACATGGCGCGCGGGCAGCTTGAAGCGCTGGAAGGCATGGCCAACGACATGCTCAATACCGCCGCCCATGGGCCGCAACGCACGCGCAACAGCCGCTACATCGCGCTGGCGGAGGAAGGCGCAGAGGAAGTGACCGAGCGGATCGAACGGGCCATCGCCGACGGCGCGCTGCATCTGTCCGACCTGTTCGACAATGATTATCGCATGATCGAAGGGTCCGATCCGCCGCAATATGCCACGCGGCTGGCGGATTTCGCCGATACGGCGCTACGCCCGATGCTGGACCGGCAAACGGGTGAGGACAGCGCGATCGTGGGGTGTTGCCTGATCGACATGAACGGTTGGCTGCCCACGCATATCAGCGCGCGCAGCCAGCCGCAGCGACCAGGAGAGCGGGCATGGAATATGGAACATGCCCGCAACCGTCAGATGTTCATGGACAGCCAGACGCGCCGGGCGCTGGACGGAGAGGGCGACTTTTTCCTGTTCACCTATCGCCAGGATCTGGGCGAGGGGCGTTATCGGGCGCTGCGCAGTGCGTTCGTGCCGCTGATCTTCGCAGGGAAGCGCTGGGGACTATATGAGGTGGGTTACCTGATCTGA
- a CDS encoding vWA domain-containing protein, with the protein MLLNFLDALRAAGIPASIKEHLLLLEALDRDVIDRTPDNFYYLARATYVKDEGLLDRFDQVFAKVFKGVLGNEGVEAEIPEEWLRLVAEKYLSPEEMEKIKSLGDWDEIMETLKKRLEEQQGRHQGGNKWIGTGGTSPFGHGGYNPEGVRIGGESKHKRAIKVWEKRDFANLDNTKELGTRNIKVALRRLRRFAREGSAEELDLDETIRGTARQGWLDIRMRPERHNAVKLLLFLDVGGSMDPFIKLCEELFSAATGEFKNMEFFYFHNCLYEGVWKDNRRRFAERTPTWDILHKYAHDYKVIFVGDAAMSPYEITHPSGSVEHMNEEAGAVWLQRVAHTYPATVWLNPAAQAHWGYSQSTRIIRDLMNDRMYPLTIEGIDAAMRELTRKR; encoded by the coding sequence ATGCTCCTCAACTTTCTCGACGCCCTGCGTGCAGCGGGCATCCCCGCCAGCATCAAGGAACATCTCCTGCTGCTCGAAGCGCTGGATCGCGACGTCATCGACCGGACGCCGGATAATTTCTATTATCTCGCCCGCGCGACCTATGTGAAGGATGAAGGGCTGCTCGACCGCTTCGACCAGGTTTTCGCCAAGGTCTTCAAAGGCGTACTGGGCAACGAAGGCGTAGAGGCAGAAATACCGGAGGAATGGCTGCGCCTGGTCGCGGAAAAATATCTCAGCCCCGAAGAGATGGAGAAGATCAAGTCCCTGGGCGATTGGGACGAGATTATGGAGACGCTCAAAAAGCGGCTGGAGGAACAGCAGGGCCGGCATCAGGGCGGCAACAAGTGGATCGGCACCGGCGGCACGTCCCCCTTCGGCCATGGCGGCTATAATCCCGAAGGCGTCCGCATCGGCGGGGAAAGCAAGCACAAGCGCGCGATCAAAGTGTGGGAAAAGCGCGACTTCGCCAATCTCGACAACACAAAAGAGTTAGGAACCCGCAACATCAAGGTGGCGCTGCGCCGCCTGCGCCGTTTCGCCCGCGAAGGATCGGCCGAGGAACTGGATCTGGACGAAACCATCCGTGGCACCGCGCGGCAGGGCTGGCTCGACATAAGGATGCGGCCCGAACGGCATAATGCGGTCAAGCTGCTGCTATTTCTGGACGTGGGCGGATCGATGGATCCGTTCATCAAGCTGTGCGAGGAACTTTTCTCCGCCGCGACCGGCGAATTCAAGAATATGGAATTTTTCTACTTCCACAATTGCCTCTATGAAGGCGTGTGGAAGGATAATCGCCGCCGCTTTGCCGAACGCACCCCGACATGGGACATCCTCCACAAATATGCCCATGACTATAAAGTGATTTTCGTCGGCGACGCCGCGATGAGTCCCTATGAAATCACGCACCCCAGCGGATCGGTCGAACATATGAACGAGGAAGCAGGCGCGGTCTGGCTCCAACGGGTCGCCCATACCTATCCTGCGACCGTGTGGCTCAATCCAGCGGCGCAGGCGCATTGGGGCTATAGCCAGTCGACTCGCATCATCCGCGACCTGATGAACGACCGCATGTATCCGTTGACGATCGAGGGGATCGACGCGGCAATGCGCGAACTCACCCGCAAACGCTGA
- a CDS encoding 2OG-Fe(II) oxygenase produces the protein MASIAAEALALLRRGDGASAMALVETACAQADGEALAMRALWQVEGRLMPRDLSAARADLNAATQAGNVGAARMLGGFLATGTGGARDWAGALALLDAWVDRDILATRQRTLIAAMAIDAAGDPLHIPTPHSLHETPPIHAFPGLLSAPECDLLTDLSDHRLRPALIFHEGQGRFVADPIRDSDAAGFPIVSEWPAIHAINRRLAAASGTQVEQGEVLQILRYRPGQQYRAHLDAVPGLANQRSLTLLVYLNDEYDGGETRFRRLDITYRGRKGDGLLFANCLADGRPNPLTEHAGMPVRSGTKRVASRWIRQRPSETPDGFGQHEASA, from the coding sequence ATGGCTTCGATTGCGGCAGAGGCGCTGGCGTTGCTCCGTCGCGGCGATGGCGCGTCGGCGATGGCGCTGGTCGAAACCGCCTGCGCACAGGCCGACGGCGAAGCGCTGGCGATGCGTGCGCTCTGGCAGGTCGAAGGTCGGCTTATGCCCCGCGACCTTTCTGCCGCCCGCGCGGACCTGAACGCCGCGACACAGGCCGGAAATGTCGGCGCTGCCCGGATGCTGGGCGGGTTTCTGGCCACCGGCACCGGCGGCGCGCGCGACTGGGCAGGGGCGCTGGCCCTGCTCGACGCATGGGTGGATCGGGACATATTGGCTACACGGCAAAGGACATTGATCGCTGCGATGGCCATCGACGCGGCGGGCGACCCACTGCACATCCCCACCCCGCACTCCCTGCACGAAACACCGCCCATCCACGCCTTCCCCGGCCTGCTAAGCGCGCCGGAATGTGATCTGCTCACTGACCTTTCGGACCACCGCCTGCGCCCCGCCCTCATCTTCCATGAAGGACAAGGGCGCTTCGTTGCCGATCCGATCCGCGATTCCGATGCGGCGGGCTTTCCCATCGTGTCCGAATGGCCCGCCATCCACGCCATCAACCGGCGCCTGGCGGCCGCGAGTGGCACACAGGTCGAACAGGGCGAAGTGCTGCAAATCCTGCGCTACCGCCCCGGCCAGCAATATCGCGCCCATCTCGACGCCGTTCCCGGTCTGGCGAACCAACGCAGCCTAACGCTGCTCGTCTATCTCAACGATGAGTATGACGGCGGCGAAACCCGTTTCAGGCGCCTCGACATCACCTATCGCGGGCGCAAGGGCGATGGCCTTCTGTTCGCCAACTGCCTGGCCGATGGCCGCCCGAACCCCCTGACCGAACATGCCGGTATGCCCGTGCGATCCGGCACGAAACGGGTCGCCAGCCGCTGGATCCGGCAACGCCCGTCCGAAACCCCTGACGGCTTTGGCCAGCACGAAGCATCCGCCTGA
- a CDS encoding DUF817 domain-containing protein: MYEQTRFARIRHALEQAAVAPGWRGHAFEFAMFGFKQGWACLFGGLMLALLLGTHLFYPATAPLHRYDFLTLCALVIQIGMIVLRLETWREVAVIAIFHIVGTVMELFKTAAGSWIYPESSLLHIGPVPLFSGFMYAAVGSYIARVWRIFDFRFTAYPPRWTSFALAAAIYINFFAHHWLPDIRIALFVIIALLFGRCHIWFRPLHRHRAMPLLLGWLLVALFIWFAENIGTFANAWTYPDQASGWHMVSPMKMGAWYLLMIVSFVLVSLVSPIRPPETEPRPSSAPARQSSPEN, translated from the coding sequence ATGTACGAACAGACCCGTTTCGCCCGCATCCGACACGCGCTGGAACAGGCCGCCGTCGCGCCGGGCTGGCGCGGCCATGCGTTTGAATTTGCGATGTTCGGTTTCAAACAGGGCTGGGCCTGCCTGTTCGGCGGCCTGATGCTCGCGCTGCTGCTTGGCACGCATCTTTTCTATCCTGCCACAGCGCCACTGCACCGCTATGATTTCCTGACGCTCTGCGCGCTGGTGATCCAGATTGGCATGATCGTGCTGCGGCTGGAAACATGGCGCGAAGTCGCGGTCATCGCCATCTTCCACATCGTTGGCACAGTGATGGAATTGTTCAAGACAGCGGCGGGATCATGGATCTATCCCGAATCCAGCCTGCTCCATATCGGCCCGGTGCCGCTCTTTTCCGGCTTCATGTATGCCGCCGTGGGCAGCTATATCGCGCGCGTCTGGCGCATCTTCGATTTCCGCTTCACCGCCTATCCCCCGCGCTGGACCAGCTTCGCCCTTGCCGCTGCCATCTACATCAATTTCTTCGCGCACCACTGGCTGCCAGACATTCGCATCGCGCTGTTCGTCATTATCGCGCTCCTGTTCGGGCGCTGCCATATCTGGTTCCGCCCCCTCCACCGTCACCGCGCCATGCCGCTGCTGCTCGGCTGGCTGCTCGTCGCCCTGTTCATCTGGTTTGCCGAAAATATCGGCACCTTCGCCAACGCCTGGACCTATCCCGATCAGGCGAGTGGTTGGCACATGGTATCACCGATGAAAATGGGCGCCTGGTATCTGTTGATGATCGTCAGTTTTGTTCTGGTATCGCTGGTATCCCCCATCAGGCCGCCGGAAACAGAACCCCGCCCGTCATCGGCACCGGCACGCCAGTCGTCCCCGGAAAACTGA
- a CDS encoding anhydro-N-acetylmuramic acid kinase has translation MLAIGLMSGTSRDGIDAALIETDGEGAVKPVAFHAMPYDEGFRVRLAESCARAMAMDAPGFEPLIASVEAELTERHVEAVADLLGRSGHIAQDVGVIGFHGHTVAHRPERRWTWQIGDGAALAGVFGITVVADLRSADVAAGGQGAPLMPVYHRALAAGLDKPVAVLNLGGVANITAIGSDGALVAFDTGMASGLIDNWMQAQGDAAYDAGGACAARGAVDEARLAAMMADPWFALPPPKSIDREAFTIDAVRGMTLEDGAATLTAFSAAAVARAVAHLPERPRCIHVAGGGRHNATLMAMLAQRTGVDVRAVDALGWDGDALEAEGFAYMAVRRLAGLPISFPGTTGVPVPMTGGVLFPAA, from the coding sequence ATGCTGGCAATCGGCCTGATGTCCGGCACGTCGCGCGATGGAATCGACGCGGCGTTGATCGAAACCGATGGGGAAGGTGCGGTGAAGCCAGTCGCTTTTCACGCCATGCCCTATGATGAGGGGTTCCGGGTGCGGCTGGCCGAAAGCTGCGCGCGGGCGATGGCGATGGACGCGCCGGGGTTTGAGCCGCTGATTGCGTCGGTGGAGGCAGAGCTTACCGAACGGCATGTCGAGGCGGTGGCCGACCTGCTGGGGCGCAGCGGGCATATTGCGCAAGATGTCGGCGTGATCGGCTTTCACGGCCATACCGTGGCGCACCGGCCCGAACGACGCTGGACCTGGCAGATTGGCGATGGCGCGGCGCTGGCGGGCGTATTCGGCATAACGGTGGTCGCAGACCTGCGCAGCGCGGACGTGGCGGCAGGCGGGCAGGGTGCGCCGCTGATGCCGGTCTATCATCGCGCGTTGGCCGCCGGGCTGGACAAGCCGGTGGCGGTGTTGAACCTGGGCGGGGTGGCCAATATCACCGCGATCGGCAGCGATGGCGCGCTGGTCGCGTTCGACACGGGCATGGCGAGCGGGCTGATCGACAATTGGATGCAGGCGCAGGGCGATGCGGCCTATGATGCGGGCGGAGCCTGTGCGGCGCGGGGCGCGGTGGATGAGGCGCGGCTGGCGGCGATGATGGCCGATCCCTGGTTTGCCCTGCCCCCGCCCAAGAGCATCGACCGGGAGGCGTTCACGATTGATGCAGTGCGTGGCATGACGCTGGAAGATGGTGCAGCGACGCTGACGGCTTTTTCCGCAGCGGCGGTAGCGCGGGCCGTGGCGCATTTGCCGGAGCGTCCGCGCTGCATCCATGTCGCGGGCGGCGGGCGGCATAATGCGACGCTGATGGCCATGCTGGCGCAGCGGACGGGCGTTGACGTGCGGGCGGTCGACGCGCTGGGATGGGATGGCGACGCGCTGGAGGCGGAGGGTTTTGCCTATATGGCGGTGCGGCGGCTGGCCGGGTTGCCGATCAGTTTTCCGGGGACGACTGGCGTGCCGGTGCCGATGACGGGCGGGGTTCTGTTTCCGGCGGCCTGA
- the tyrS gene encoding tyrosine--tRNA ligase, which translates to MSNYQSDLLRLLEARGYIHQLTDAAGLDAMAAKQVVPGYIGFDPTAPSLHVGSLVQIMMLRRMQQAGHKPIVLMGGGTGKIGDPSLRDEARSLLTNEKIAENVASIKRVFERFLTFGDGPTDAVMVDNADWLDALEYIPFLRDIGQHFSVNRMLSFDSVKLRLDREQSLSFLEFNYMILQAYDFLELSRRAACRLQMGGSDQWGNIVNGIELARRVDGTQVFGLTSPLITTADGGKMGKTAKGAVWLNADALSPYDYWQFWRNTQDADVGRFMRLFTDLPLEEIAQLEKLDGSDINHAKKLLADAATTMAHGADAAAAAAETARRTFEEGASDSNLPTVSLGADGLTVVQATTALGFATSNKEVRRKLAEGAIRLNGEVVSDPATLLKVGDKLSFGAKKHGLATA; encoded by the coding sequence ATGAGCAACTATCAGTCCGATCTCCTCCGCCTGCTCGAAGCACGCGGCTACATCCACCAGCTGACCGACGCGGCGGGCCTCGACGCCATGGCCGCCAAACAGGTGGTGCCGGGCTATATCGGCTTCGATCCGACGGCACCCTCGCTCCATGTTGGCAGCCTGGTGCAGATCATGATGTTGCGGCGGATGCAGCAGGCCGGGCATAAGCCCATCGTCCTGATGGGCGGCGGCACTGGCAAGATCGGCGACCCTTCCTTGCGCGATGAAGCCCGCTCGCTGCTGACCAACGAAAAAATCGCGGAAAATGTCGCCAGCATCAAACGGGTGTTCGAACGCTTCCTGACATTCGGCGATGGCCCCACAGATGCCGTCATGGTCGACAATGCCGACTGGCTCGATGCCCTCGAATATATTCCGTTCCTGCGCGACATCGGCCAGCATTTCTCGGTCAACCGGATGCTCAGCTTCGATTCGGTCAAGCTGCGTCTGGACCGGGAACAGTCGCTCAGCTTCCTCGAATTTAACTATATGATCCTGCAAGCCTACGACTTTCTGGAATTGTCGCGGCGCGCGGCCTGCCGTCTCCAGATGGGCGGGTCGGACCAGTGGGGCAACATCGTCAACGGCATCGAACTGGCCCGCCGGGTCGATGGCACGCAGGTTTTCGGCCTCACCTCCCCGCTCATCACGACGGCGGACGGCGGCAAGATGGGCAAGACCGCCAAGGGCGCGGTCTGGCTGAACGCCGACGCACTCTCCCCCTACGATTATTGGCAATTCTGGCGCAACACGCAGGATGCCGATGTCGGCCGCTTCATGCGCCTGTTCACCGACCTGCCGCTCGAAGAGATCGCGCAGCTGGAAAAGCTGGACGGGTCGGACATCAACCATGCCAAGAAGCTTCTGGCCGACGCCGCAACCACGATGGCCCATGGCGCAGACGCCGCCGCCGCCGCCGCCGAAACCGCACGACGCACGTTCGAGGAAGGCGCATCCGACTCCAACCTGCCGACCGTCAGCCTGGGCGCGGATGGCCTGACCGTGGTGCAGGCGACGACTGCCCTGGGCTTTGCCACATCCAACAAGGAAGTCCGCCGCAAACTGGCGGAGGGCGCAATCCGTTTGAACGGCGAAGTCGTTTCGGACCCGGCTACCCTATTGAAAGTGGGCGACAAGCTGAGTTTCGGCGCAAAAAAACACGGTCTGGCCACCGCCTGA
- a CDS encoding PilZ domain-containing protein, which yields MSSVFANLNHVMRSRDPSVEQRRAPRDLVDMVSHATARGRTHGVRIINLSPQGLMCRSDGELLMGERVTIWLPILKDHPAEIRWSEDGRVGMEFFEPIKPRIYDALMALIPPRQTAW from the coding sequence ATGTCCTCGGTTTTTGCCAATCTCAACCATGTCATGCGCTCGCGCGACCCGTCCGTCGAACAACGGCGGGCGCCACGCGACCTTGTCGACATGGTCAGCCATGCCACGGCGCGCGGACGCACCCATGGTGTGCGCATCATCAACCTTTCACCACAGGGTTTGATGTGCCGCAGCGACGGCGAATTGCTGATGGGGGAACGGGTGACGATATGGCTACCGATCCTGAAAGACCATCCCGCCGAAATCCGCTGGAGCGAAGATGGCCGCGTCGGCATGGAATTTTTCGAGCCGATAAAGCCGCGCATCTATGACGCGCTGATGGCGCTCATCCCGCCGCGCCAGACGGCATGGTAA
- a CDS encoding mechanosensitive ion channel family protein gives MTDISLTHITSTAAFSIIAAVVTAFLIHWALYAIVLRVVRRRMDPVLLPAIFQPTRWLVVLLALGAGLQPLDMGPRVASLWSIGSKMVFALLVGWLMLRLMRAMRVMIERGADISAEDNLKARKRHTRVRILYRIAQSIVAVLVIAMMLMAIPGVRTIGVTLAASAGLVGLAVGAAAQPALKNLIAGIQMAFSEPIRLDDVVIVEGEWGRIEDITLTYVVVRIWDDRRMVVPVSYFLEKPFQNWTTKTSDLLGTVFLYVDPTADVARIREKLVAVTQANNRWDGRVVLLQVTEHRADALELRCLLSARNAGVAFDLRCDVREAMLDFLRTDMPEALVRHRQRIERTEALTMPSGAAG, from the coding sequence ATGACCGACATCAGTCTGACCCATATCACATCGACCGCTGCGTTCTCGATCATCGCGGCAGTCGTCACCGCGTTCCTGATACACTGGGCGCTCTATGCCATTGTGCTGCGGGTCGTGCGGCGGCGGATGGACCCGGTGTTGTTGCCCGCGATCTTTCAGCCGACGCGCTGGCTGGTGGTGTTGCTGGCGCTGGGGGCGGGGTTGCAGCCGCTCGACATGGGGCCGCGCGTCGCATCGCTGTGGTCGATCGGGTCGAAGATGGTCTTTGCCCTGCTGGTCGGCTGGCTGATGTTGCGGCTGATGCGGGCGATGCGCGTGATGATCGAGCGCGGTGCGGACATCAGCGCGGAAGATAATCTCAAAGCGCGCAAGCGGCATACGCGGGTGCGCATCCTTTATCGTATCGCGCAGAGCATCGTTGCGGTGCTGGTGATCGCGATGATGCTGATGGCGATACCGGGGGTCCGCACGATCGGCGTGACGCTGGCGGCGTCGGCAGGGCTGGTGGGCCTGGCGGTGGGTGCGGCGGCACAGCCTGCGCTCAAGAATCTGATCGCGGGCATCCAGATGGCATTTTCCGAACCGATCCGGCTGGACGATGTGGTGATCGTGGAGGGCGAATGGGGGCGGATAGAGGATATCACGTTGACCTATGTCGTCGTGCGCATCTGGGACGACCGGCGGATGGTGGTGCCGGTATCCTATTTTCTGGAAAAGCCCTTTCAGAACTGGACGACCAAGACGTCCGACCTGCTCGGCACCGTATTTCTCTATGTCGATCCGACCGCCGATGTGGCGCGCATTCGCGAGAAGCTGGTCGCGGTAACGCAGGCGAATAATCGGTGGGATGGGCGCGTGGTGTTGTTGCAGGTGACGGAGCATCGCGCCGATGCGCTGGAACTGCGCTGCCTGCTATCGGCGCGCAATGCAGGGGTTGCATTCGACCTGCGGTGCGATGTGCGCGAAGCGATGCTGGATTTCCTGCGCACGGACATGCCCGAAGCGCTGGTGCGCCATCGTCAACGGATCGAACGGACCGAAGCGCTTACCATGCCGTCTGGCGCGGCGGGATGA
- a CDS encoding GNAT family N-acetyltransferase translates to MLIRDEQEGDHTAIANVTARAFEGAAHSDQSEPAIIERLRAANALTISLVAVEDAALVGHIAFSPVTIDGTQSKWFGLGPVSVEPAHQSSGMGSALIRKGLEQLRLQGAAGCVVLGDPAYYSRFGFERDDALRYEGAPPEYFMRLNLTIEKTPTGRVDYAPAFTG, encoded by the coding sequence ATGTTGATACGAGACGAGCAAGAGGGCGATCACACCGCCATCGCCAATGTGACGGCACGGGCCTTTGAAGGCGCGGCACACAGTGACCAAAGCGAACCTGCAATAATCGAGAGGCTGCGAGCGGCCAACGCTCTCACAATCTCGTTGGTAGCGGTCGAGGATGCGGCGTTGGTAGGGCATATCGCCTTTTCACCTGTCACCATTGATGGCACGCAGAGCAAATGGTTTGGTCTGGGGCCGGTATCGGTCGAACCCGCGCATCAGTCGTCGGGCATGGGTTCGGCCTTGATACGCAAGGGGCTGGAACAACTCCGTTTGCAAGGCGCCGCTGGCTGCGTGGTTCTTGGCGATCCGGCCTATTATAGCCGCTTCGGATTCGAGCGAGACGATGCCTTGCGGTATGAAGGAGCGCCGCCCGAATATTTCATGCGGCTAAACCTGACCATCGAAAAGACACCGACCGGGCGTGTGGATTATGCCCCCGCTTTTACCGGGTAA
- the recG gene encoding ATP-dependent DNA helicase RecG: protein MRPDILNPLFAEISVLKGIGPAMARPLERLGLARAVDIAFHLPVSWVDRKLTDELDMADAGRVIGIELTPVDYRASGSARAPFRVHATDRHGNPVSLTYFGKNSAWPRKLLPLGETKFVSGKLEAYGDNLQMVHPDYVLPPEEAATIPARESVYGLSEGLTNNRMRDLVNQAMMRAPDLPEWIEPSLLAQRGWPTWREALGRVHADPGDAQARERLAYDEIFAGQLALMLVRQSSRRRRGVPIQGDGRLRDRLKLPFAPTGAQRRASAEIEGDMAQGTPMLRLLQGDVGSGKTLVALMALLNTVEAGMQGAMLAPTEILARQHYETLRKMASGLPVEIAILTGREKGKVREATLMGLADGSIDILVGTHAIFQEAVQYRALGLAVIDEQHRFGVAQRMLLASKAERAPHLLVMTATPIPRTLTLTYYGEMEVSKLDEMPPGRQPIQTVVMAASRLDEVVDALARHVEGGGQAYWVCPLVEESETSDQAAAEARAESLRGRFGDRVGLVHGRMKGVDKDAAMEAFAANRTQILVATTVIEVGVDVPNSSLIIIEGAERFGLAQLHQLRGRVGRGDKPSVCLLLRGNALGETSRARLALMRETNDGFRIAEEDLKLRGAGEVLGTRQSGEAQLKLATPEHVAALIDPARDDAHLLIDRDGGLDSARGQAARVCLYLFERDAAVGLLRGG, encoded by the coding sequence ATGCGACCCGATATTCTCAATCCGCTCTTTGCCGAAATCTCTGTCCTTAAGGGCATTGGCCCGGCGATGGCCCGTCCGCTGGAGCGGCTGGGGCTGGCGCGGGCTGTCGATATTGCCTTTCACCTGCCGGTCAGTTGGGTCGATCGCAAGCTGACCGACGAACTGGACATGGCCGATGCCGGGCGGGTGATCGGCATCGAACTGACGCCGGTGGATTATCGCGCCAGCGGGAGCGCGCGCGCGCCGTTTCGCGTCCATGCGACGGACCGGCATGGCAATCCGGTATCGCTGACCTATTTCGGCAAGAACAGCGCGTGGCCGCGCAAGTTGCTGCCGCTGGGCGAGACGAAATTCGTGTCGGGCAAGCTGGAAGCCTATGGCGACAATTTGCAGATGGTCCATCCCGACTATGTGCTGCCGCCCGAAGAAGCCGCGACGATCCCTGCGCGCGAAAGCGTCTATGGCCTGTCGGAGGGGCTGACCAACAACCGGATGCGCGATCTGGTGAACCAGGCGATGATGCGCGCGCCGGACCTGCCCGAATGGATCGAGCCGAGTTTGCTGGCGCAGCGGGGCTGGCCGACATGGCGGGAGGCGCTGGGGCGAGTTCATGCCGATCCGGGGGACGCGCAGGCGCGCGAGCGGCTGGCCTATGATGAGATATTCGCCGGGCAGTTGGCGCTGATGCTGGTGCGGCAATCGTCGCGGCGGCGGCGGGGCGTGCCGATACAGGGCGACGGTCGGTTGCGCGACAGGCTCAAGCTGCCGTTCGCGCCGACGGGCGCGCAGCGTCGGGCGAGCGCGGAGATTGAAGGCGACATGGCGCAGGGGACGCCGATGCTGCGCCTGCTGCAAGGCGATGTGGGGTCGGGCAAGACGCTGGTGGCATTGATGGCGTTGCTCAACACGGTCGAGGCCGGGATGCAGGGGGCGATGCTGGCCCCGACCGAGATATTGGCGCGGCAACATTATGAGACGCTGCGCAAAATGGCGTCGGGCCTGCCGGTGGAGATTGCCATTCTGACCGGGCGGGAGAAGGGCAAGGTCCGCGAAGCCACGCTGATGGGGCTGGCCGATGGCAGCATCGACATATTGGTCGGCACCCATGCGATTTTTCAGGAAGCGGTGCAGTATAGGGCGCTGGGGCTGGCCGTGATCGACGAGCAGCATCGGTTCGGCGTGGCGCAGCGGATGTTGCTGGCGTCCAAGGCGGAACGCGCGCCGCACCTGCTGGTGATGACGGCGACGCCGATCCCGCGCACGCTGACGCTGACCTATTATGGCGAAATGGAAGTGTCCAAGCTGGACGAGATGCCGCCGGGGCGACAGCCGATCCAGACGGTGGTGATGGCCGCCAGTCGGCTGGACGAGGTGGTCGACGCGCTGGCGCGGCATGTCGAGGGTGGGGGGCAGGCCTATTGGGTATGTCCGCTGGTCGAGGAAAGCGAGACGAGCGATCAGGCGGCGGCGGAGGCACGGGCGGAATCCTTGCGCGGCCGGTTCGGGGATCGGGTGGGGCTGGTCCATGGCCGGATGAAGGGCGTGGACAAGGATGCGGCGATGGAAGCATTCGCCGCCAACCGCACCCAGATATTGGTGGCGACGACGGTGATCGAAGTGGGCGTCGACGTGCCTAACAGCAGCCTGATCATCATCGAGGGGGCCGAACGGTTCGGGCTGGCGCAGTTGCACCAGTTGCGGGGGCGGGTGGGGCGGGGTGACAAGCCGTCGGTCTGCCTGCTGCTGCGCGGCAATGCGCTGGGCGAGACGTCGCGGGCGCGGCTGGCGCTGATGCGGGAAACCAATGATGGTTTCCGCATTGCAGAGGAGGATTTGAAGCTGCGCGGGGCTGGCGAAGTGCTTGGCACGCGGCAGTCGGGCGAGGCGCAGTTGAAGCTGGCGACGCCGGAGCATGTGGCGGCGCTGATCGACCCGGCGCGGGATGACGCGCATCTGCTGATCGACCGGGATGGCGGGTTGGACAGTGCGCGCGGGCAGGCGGCGCGGGTGTGCCTGTATCTGTTCGAGCGGGATGCGGCGGTGGGATTGCTGCGCGGGGGGTAG